The genomic DNA cccttttctattcttattcaaaatatatttttacttcaataaattacattaatCTTTTTCCATTCTATGACTGTTATTTCATATACACCTATTAATAATGCTTTATGAATGTGAATATGTCAACACACTTCCATTTCATCACTGACAACAAGCTTACAACGTTAGGGCACATCCTATAATTAACACATAGATTTCATAGATGCTATTTTAGCACTTACAAAAAGtttcactgaattattttccataatttctATACTATTTTCACATTGACAGTATTTTTTAGAAAAGGGAAGATTGGAGTTCTCTTATCTGAAGTTTAGAAGGAATTTGATAAATGGAAGATAAGGATATCATTAGCGATTCAGGGGCTTAGAAGCGCcttagaaaaaaatgctaaaataatttacatCAGAGCTCAATTCCAAAAAAAGCTTTTCTATAATTCAAAAGCTGGAAGAAATGACTTTTTAACTGCATATGAAAGCCGATAATCGCAATCAAGATCATGATCATGATTTTTCATCCCTCTTATagaagacatttttttctaagcTATTCACATACTTGTATTAAATCTTATATTCTTCAGTACTGTTTATGGTAGACATAGATGAAATTTACTCTACATATGCTTCTCACTCAAATTTTATTGTGTGCATTGTTTTCTAACAACAATTCTGTTTGCATTTTACTAAACATAAAATAGGAATTCATATTGGAATAAAACCCTAAAGATACATCCTCATTATTGATTTAGAATTGAATGACATTATTTATCCAAAAAGTTATAGGTTAAAACAACAAATTCTAAGCACACTGTGGTATATTTGTGTGGTTCAAATAACAACAAAGAGAGCAATATTTTCCCGGAGATAAGCTGTTAGttcttaataattataaatagacataaattcttcaaatgaaataaaaactacatgCATAAAATAAACATGGATTCATAATTCTGAGGAATTATTTTCTATAGTTTGGCATTTTTtgtgaaaaaacaataaaaagcatgTTATTGTCAATATTCTTCAGTTTttcatacacacataaatacacacacacacatatatacttttcCAGACTAACATTAGGTAAAAGATTTTTCTAGgtatatatttggaaattatttacatacatatattacaGAAAACCCAGtagcaaatataaaatgtttcataCACCCCCATTTAGTTTTCTGCTAGAAGACACACAATGCCCCTCTTGTGAATCTATGGAGATGAAGGCTTCTGTCCTTTCACCCAGTACCTCACATTccttaaaactgaaagaaaagtcTGCTTTAGTGTCTTGTTTCCCCAAATcaggatgaatgggtgggtggaaggATAGCTGAATTTAATAGCTTGGCAGAACATGAAGAAAGGTTTGTTTTCCAGCCTCCCAGAATTCCAAACTGATAGGATTATGGACAGAAAGTAAATGGCACATACCAGGAGAAAGGAGGTCACAATTTGCAAAGCTTTTGTGTGGACCTTGGTGCTGGGATCTTGAGATCCTTTGCCATGGACCCGCATCTTCTTGAGATGTTTACACAGAGaacagattaacagcagaaaagATATCAGGGTCAGAGTGAGGGGTACAAAGTTTGCTAGCATGGCTACAGTTGTATTTGAAAGGTACATTGCACTCTTCAATTTGATCTTCCAAGTCATGTTTCCTTCATATTCTTTTGTCCGTACAATCTGATTCATGTTCATCACAAAAAGTTGACAAACCAAAAACAGCAAAGGCCCTAACAGTGTCACCAGAATGACACTCTTTACTCTCCTATTTAAGTGAAGAAAAATCAGGTTGGAGAAAGTGGCAATTCTGAGCAAATAAAACATGCTGAGGCTAGTAGAAAGCCAGTTGCTGAAATGGTTGGTCACTACCCAGACATTATAAGCAGTACTTCTTACTTCTACACTATGAAAAGCTAGATTAAACTCAGTTGCATACCAATGTAGTGATAATACCCAGAGCAAACCAACTCTGGAGACCGCCAGAGCAGTGAGAATTTGGCCAGCAAAGGAGATCTTTTGTCTCTTGACCCACTCAATAGAATTTATCAATGCTATGAAGCCATTAGCAAAATttccaataaaaaatataacCACTATTAGAATGGAAAAAGTGATGGGCAGAAAAGTTATCATGTCtaaacagataaaaagaaattttttaaatgccagtgTAATATCACTGGATGTGATTGCTTGAATATCCTGACCTTAAATTCTATATGCACCTGATTTGTGTATCTCCTGTGACATTCTCTTTACTTTTAACTGTTGTGACCAGTGTAAAGCCAGAAATCACCATGACATGCTAACGGATGAGTTCAATGCTCTCTTTATGgaaaacattcttattttcaaaacGACTCaaattaactcattcattcactgtCTGTTCTTGTTATACACTGGAATTATTCATACTGAAGTTGACATGAAACCTGAATTCTCATTTGCTAGTATGCAAACAAGGACATATTCACTTTCAGTGTTTGCAATTTTTTCTTGTGTAACCTCTCCATCATTTGTCTTTAGCAACTTCAGCTGTTAGGAAAGTTTTACAACCCAATACAGAGATCATATAGCAAATGCCTAAATTCTTAAAGGGAGCTTGGTCACAACTAAGATCATCATCTATACAGTCTTTTTTAAATGCTAGATATAAATACACAGAATCCAAACTTCTCTTATCAAAAGTATCTAAGATTTACTTGAGAACCACAGGCAGGCCAGTACTCCATAAGATCTGGTTGCTGCTAAAACTTTTCTGTAACTTCATTATTCACAAGCTCATAAatacacgcacaaacacacacatgtgcacaccacTTATGAAtggaatgaattattttcttgtaatttccaaaataaaaaatgcatttccaGGAGGTTGTCCAGCTGAAATTAGTCCTATTTTCTCACTCAGGGTTTTCAGCCCatgaacaatatttatttatcaaaca from Papio anubis isolate 15944 chromosome 9, Panubis1.0, whole genome shotgun sequence includes the following:
- the LOC101020730 gene encoding taste receptor type 2 member 46; this translates as MITFLPITFSILIVVIFFIGNFANGFIALINSIEWVKRQKISFAGQILTALAVSRVGLLWVLSLHWYATEFNLAFHSVEVRSTAYNVWVVTNHFSNWLSTSLSMFYLLRIATFSNLIFLHLNRRVKSVILVTLLGPLLFLVCQLFVMNMNQIVRTKEYEGNMTWKIKLKSAMYLSNTTVAMLANFVPLTLTLISFLLLICSLCKHLKKMRVHGKGSQDPSTKVHTKALQIVTSFLLVCAIYFLSIILSVWNSGRLENKPFFMFCQAIKFSYPSTHPFILIWGNKTLKQTFLSVLRNVRYWVKGQKPSSP